A single Lolium perenne isolate Kyuss_39 chromosome 6, Kyuss_2.0, whole genome shotgun sequence DNA region contains:
- the LOC139832366 gene encoding uncharacterized protein — MATCLRKVAVEEFGVTKGSRREAKDTWWWNDEVQKVIRDKKDCFRCLYLDKSAANMEKYKVAKKAAKRAVSEARGRAYEDLYQHLNTKEGERDIYKMAKFRERKTRDVNKVKCIKDGDDQLLVKDEAIKRRWRE; from the coding sequence ATGGCGACCTGCTTGCGGAAGGTCGCTGTAGAGGAGTTTGGGGTGACTAAGGGAAGTAGAAGGGAAGCTAAGGATACCTGGTGGTGGAACGATGAGGTCCAGAAGGTTATTAGGGATAAAAAGGACTGTTTCAGATGCCTATATCTGGACAAGAGTGCAGCTAACATGGAGAAGTACAAGGTGGCGAAGAAGGCTGCAAAGCGGGCGGTGAGTGAAGCAAGGGGTCGGGCGTATGAGGACCTCTACCAACATTTAAACACGAAGGAAGGCGAAAGGGACATCTATAAGATGGCCAAGTTTAGGGAGAGGAAGACAAGGGATGTCAACAAAGTCAAATGCATCAAGGACGGAGATGATCAGCTTCTTGTGAAGGATGAGGCGATCAAGCGTAGATGGCGGGAGTAA